Proteins encoded within one genomic window of Panacibacter microcysteis:
- a CDS encoding beta-ketoacyl-ACP synthase III — protein sequence MNKITAAITAVGGYVPEYRLTNAELEKMVETNDEWIRTRTGIEERRILKEPGKATSDLCVPAVQEILRKKNLDPKEIDCIICATVTPDMVFPATANIVADKVGATNSFSYDISAACSGFLFALTTGAAYIESGRYKKVIVIGADKMSAIIDYTDRATCIIFGDGAGAVLLEADTEGYGLIDSVLKSDGSGRDFLHMKAGGSLKPATVESVTAKEHYVYQEGKTVFKFAVVGMADVSAQIMERNNLTADDIAWLVPHQANLRIIDATAARMNLPKEKVMINIQKYGNTTAGTLPLCLWDWEKQLKRGDNIVLAAFGGGFTWGASLIKWAYNTA from the coding sequence ATGAATAAAATTACTGCCGCTATTACTGCGGTTGGTGGCTATGTACCCGAATACAGGCTAACAAACGCAGAGTTGGAAAAGATGGTAGAAACAAATGACGAATGGATCAGAACCCGTACCGGAATTGAAGAAAGACGCATCCTTAAAGAACCCGGTAAAGCCACCAGCGATCTTTGTGTGCCCGCCGTACAGGAAATACTTCGCAAAAAAAATCTGGACCCTAAAGAAATTGACTGCATTATTTGCGCCACCGTAACCCCCGATATGGTTTTTCCTGCCACAGCAAACATTGTTGCAGATAAAGTGGGTGCAACCAATTCATTTAGTTACGATATCAGTGCCGCCTGCAGCGGTTTTCTTTTTGCCCTTACTACAGGTGCCGCATACATTGAAAGTGGCCGCTACAAAAAAGTAATTGTAATCGGCGCAGATAAAATGAGTGCGATTATCGATTATACCGATCGTGCCACCTGCATTATTTTTGGCGATGGCGCAGGTGCTGTTTTACTCGAGGCCGACACAGAAGGCTATGGACTTATCGATTCAGTTTTAAAAAGCGATGGCAGCGGCCGCGATTTCCTGCATATGAAAGCCGGAGGTTCTTTAAAACCTGCAACAGTAGAATCGGTTACCGCCAAGGAGCATTATGTGTACCAGGAAGGAAAAACCGTTTTCAAATTTGCGGTGGTAGGCATGGCAGATGTAAGCGCACAAATAATGGAGCGTAATAATCTTACGGCTGACGATATTGCATGGCTCGTGCCACACCAGGCCAACCTGCGTATCATAGATGCCACGGCCGCCCGTATGAACCTGCCCAAAGAAAAAGTCATGATCAACATACAGAAATACGGTAACACAACTGCCGGCACATTGCCACTTTGTTTGTGGGATTGGGAAAAACAGCTTAAACGCGGCGATAACATTGTGCTTGCCGCATTCGGCGGTGGTTTTACCTGGGGTGCTTCGCTTATAAAATGGGCTTATAACACAGCGTAA
- a CDS encoding acyl-CoA dehydrogenase family protein, giving the protein MHFQFTEEQLMIQKAARDFAVTECLPGVIERDELQKFPKEQIMQLADLGFMGMMVSPDYGGAGMDTVSYVLAMEEISKIDASVSVCMSVNNSLVCWGLEKFGNETQKQQYLTPLAQGKKEGGLYIGAFLLSEPEAGSDATSQRTIAEDKGDHYLLNGVKNWITNGNSASVYLVMAQTDAAKGSKGINCLIVEKNWPGVTVGAKENKLGIRGSDTHTILFNDVKVPKENRVGEDGFGFKFAMKTLAGGRIGIASQALGIASGAYELSLNYAKQRKAFGKEIMHHQAIQFKLADMATRIESARLLCLKAAWEKDNNIDYTLSSSMAKVFASETAMWTATEAVQIHGGYGFVKEYHVERLMRDAKITQIYEGTSEVQRIVIGRSILQ; this is encoded by the coding sequence ATGCATTTTCAATTTACAGAAGAACAACTGATGATTCAAAAAGCTGCACGGGATTTTGCAGTTACAGAGTGTTTGCCCGGTGTTATTGAACGGGATGAATTACAAAAATTTCCCAAAGAACAGATCATGCAACTGGCAGACCTCGGGTTTATGGGTATGATGGTAAGCCCGGATTACGGTGGTGCCGGTATGGACACGGTAAGCTACGTGCTGGCAATGGAAGAAATCAGTAAAATAGATGCGAGCGTAAGTGTGTGTATGAGTGTAAACAACAGTCTTGTTTGCTGGGGCCTTGAAAAGTTTGGCAATGAAACACAAAAGCAACAATACCTAACCCCACTCGCACAGGGCAAAAAAGAGGGCGGACTGTATATTGGCGCGTTCCTGCTAAGCGAGCCCGAAGCAGGCAGTGATGCAACTTCCCAAAGAACGATAGCAGAAGATAAGGGTGATCACTATTTGTTGAACGGTGTTAAAAACTGGATCACGAATGGAAACAGTGCCAGTGTATATCTTGTAATGGCACAAACAGATGCAGCAAAAGGATCGAAAGGTATCAATTGCCTTATCGTTGAAAAAAACTGGCCGGGTGTAACCGTGGGTGCTAAAGAAAACAAACTGGGTATACGTGGCAGCGATACACATACCATACTTTTCAATGATGTAAAAGTGCCCAAAGAAAATCGTGTAGGCGAAGATGGATTTGGTTTTAAGTTCGCTATGAAAACACTTGCCGGTGGGCGCATTGGTATTGCATCGCAGGCACTGGGCATAGCCAGCGGCGCTTATGAATTGTCTTTGAATTATGCCAAACAACGTAAAGCTTTCGGCAAAGAGATCATGCATCACCAGGCCATACAATTTAAATTGGCCGACATGGCAACACGCATAGAATCTGCCCGCTTGCTTTGTTTAAAAGCCGCCTGGGAAAAAGATAATAACATAGACTACACACTAAGCAGTTCAATGGCAAAAGTGTTTGCAAGCGAAACAGCTATGTGGACTGCAACCGAAGCAGTGCAGATACACGGCGGCTATGGTTTTGTAAAAGAATACCATGTTGAACGTTTAATGCGCGATGCAAAAATTACACAGATATATGAAGGTACCAGTGAGGTACAACGTATTGTAATAGGACGAAGTATTTTACAATAG
- a CDS encoding type 1 glutamine amidotransferase domain-containing protein produces the protein MVFWAAELTHPLRVFQEAGYMVTLVSTAGGKLEMDSYSNPTDASGYSAGDVISLGYMQQQSFNDMLANTQKLTEADVADYDAIFLVGGQGPMYTFRGNKGLEKLFVAFYEAGKPSAAVCHSTTLLLEAKKTDGELLVHGKTWTGFANAEEDYADEAAGIKIQPYRIETTAGKLTGTTFKVAAAFSSYAIADGNLITGQQQNSGAAAAELVVKALNR, from the coding sequence TTGGTTTTTTGGGCTGCAGAACTAACACATCCGTTACGGGTTTTCCAGGAGGCTGGTTATATGGTAACACTGGTTTCTACTGCCGGTGGCAAACTTGAAATGGACAGCTATTCTAATCCCACGGATGCAAGCGGATACTCGGCCGGGGATGTTATTTCTTTGGGCTATATGCAGCAGCAATCGTTTAATGATATGCTGGCAAATACGCAAAAGCTTACGGAAGCAGATGTTGCCGACTATGATGCTATTTTTCTGGTAGGCGGACAGGGCCCGATGTACACATTCAGGGGGAATAAAGGCCTTGAGAAATTATTCGTTGCCTTCTATGAAGCGGGTAAGCCCAGTGCAGCGGTTTGTCATTCCACCACGCTGTTACTGGAAGCAAAGAAAACGGATGGAGAATTATTGGTGCATGGTAAAACATGGACAGGCTTTGCCAATGCTGAAGAAGATTACGCTGATGAGGCAGCAGGTATAAAAATTCAACCCTACCGCATAGAAACAACAGCAGGCAAACTGACCGGCACCACATTTAAAGTGGCCGCAGCATTTAGCAGCTATGCAATTGCTGATGGAAATTTGATTACGGGCCAGCAACAGAACAGCGGTGCTGCGGCGGCAGAACTGGTAGTGAAAGCATTGAACAGGTAA
- a CDS encoding winged helix-turn-helix transcriptional regulator, whose product MPDFNYNGKIYYNPVQLVMEQIGGTWKAPILWRLKDHVMRYGELRKDIPHISDKMLTSQLRELEEDGYIERKVYAVVPPKTEYSLTEQGKDIIELITAIRNYGLKMIAKQQP is encoded by the coding sequence ATGCCTGATTTTAACTACAACGGTAAAATTTATTACAACCCTGTGCAACTGGTTATGGAACAAATAGGGGGTACGTGGAAGGCTCCCATCTTATGGCGATTAAAAGACCACGTGATGCGCTATGGCGAATTGCGCAAAGACATTCCGCACATCTCTGATAAAATGCTCACAAGCCAGTTGAGAGAACTGGAAGAAGATGGTTATATTGAACGCAAGGTGTATGCTGTAGTACCGCCCAAAACGGAGTACAGTCTTACAGAGCAGGGCAAAGACATCATAGAACTTATTACAGCCATCAGGAATTACGGCCTTAAAATGATAGCAAAACAACAACCGTAG
- a CDS encoding beta strand repeat-containing protein, with translation MQKKNHLPVGIFLKAIVACKKNLQVKKTSAAILFPSFRIYLKWSVNCLAVCLLALVLPAKSVAQQFCNPSVIYDEVTSAYHSSFARLANGSFVIWGEQTGPTTTNADLLSPTAVTPANGFNYTGSPLLMAMGSTWEEPQVILLTSTHLYAWGTENLVIPTAITTNDAFQSITPTGANSYGLPGTLTPADIAYMTASHQVLAIQTNTGDVYTLGSRYQAYGDGTTVTNNAWHQVKINSTTNLTNVVHMRITYKGGFAITSTNAWYTWGDESLLANGSASVDRRFATAMTVPADFTSASQVKMIQVGSKNTTTDLMAYYALHTNGKIYVVGENTTGQMGVGNYTDQLNWTNVVQPGTGTAALTSVRLISANESDDHYGAAGAVLNNGTVYTWGDNSYGMIGHNQTITTLNRPTIPNGFTVGTDIATFMEVGGHSTIIVKQGSSRYCYIGHRVFGSMGDGTSIDDVEVDFNCTNTGTIDICAATSFDAGDVPASYENGNYATHLLTTNPLTLRLGATFPTANNNNIVNVAAGADNNGSNGDGTEEDGITTLPAYTRNGTYSVTVNTVNNTGANVNLYAWVDWNNDGKFSSSEILVRSVGTGTANVTLTWSGLPTSGLNSKLYMRTRITSAGLTDDISTTNIDERSTGVASNGEVEDYQLAVTNLISGTVWNDVNGNLLIDGLEAGTNAGNTVFVNLIDGGNNIVRSVAVATNGTYSIGAPQSVSGYKLVLTTTSFSSSPQLPGGWVNTGENVGSGNTAAQSSTPGSIDLTTGTTDITGQNFGIEQPPTAGSGSQNAGNNPGRTSQVTVNASTFTNTTASSDPSPGAVTGLRITSFPVNATSIVINGTSYTSATFPVAGVTVTTDASGNPAQTITVDPLFNGSGTVTISFVVRDAAGMESSNTGTAAINFTTYISGNIYNDFNGLSDNAVNGTIINPGNLISAVLVNNTTGLVAASAVATGGTYTFSGLTNGNYSVRITTTAAAVGSAPPAVTLPSGWVRTGEIVGFISGSDGTVDGILNLGTITAFVNNVNFGIEQPPAAGSGMQSAGTNPGGTTQVTVNPSAFTNTTASSDPSPGAVTGLRITSFPVNATSIVINGTSYTSATFPVAGVTVTADASGNPAQTVTVDPSFNGSGAVTISFVARDAAGMESSNTGTAAISFTTAVSGNILYDANGLSDNTVNGPSVNPGDVINAVLVNNTTGLVVASTVATGGNYTFTGLTNGNYSVRITTLAATVGSLPPAVSGPATWVNTGENTGPAAGSDGTPDGILDIGNITGVVTSANFGIDERPAAGSGSYNAGTNPGGTIQVTINAGAFTTITPSSDPAPGAVTSIRITTFPANTTSMVINGTSYTSATFPAAGIIVTTDVNGNPGQAITVDPSFNGSGTITISFVARDAANVESANTGIATVSLFNAVAGNVYNDTNGLTDNIVNGSGTNAGNTLNAILVNTATNLVTALSSVSSSGNYNFTGLADGSYAVRITTNTSAVGSAPPVVTLPAGWVNTGENLGSGTGSDGTINGILSIGTINSTVSNANFGIEQPPTAGSGTQTGINNIGGTAQFTVNAGTFTNVTTSSDPAPGAVTAIRITTFPANTTSMVINGTSYTSATFPAAGVIVTADANGNPTQTITVDPSFNGSGSVSIRFVARDGAGFQSSNEGTATLSFNLTISGNVYNDVNGLTDNMINGTGTNAGNTINAVLINTASNTVIAATAVSGSGAFSFAGLTNNAYSVRITTAAATIGAAPPAVTLPSGWVNTGENFGAGTGSDGTADGILSLGNITAQALNANFGIANCLASGTSSPNATAGVNKGVYCAQSLPSSIQLNASATGGISPYTYAWAGSGVTNANLQNTTANPTTTGSFTVTVTDAIGCKGSAITGAVIYDNTLPSIAWSCGSTPNNWLRLMENNGYSWKWTTTSGGRFYTSNTYSTADDNATSNMRMPYINKAGQYTVQITSINGCTSTGSINMSPTPVSCSIVLPDESIDLNAAWSGNSVLLKWSTAIPNVTGFTIERSTDAVNFTAISEVRAGQSAAYSYTDANIPAPCNAIWFRIKTTDIFGKAVLSKAAMLTCKQLQAGSILVMPNPVTGGHFTINYKLPVAGTINYELFNINGQRLLNGVLENVRANETGSKTIILPAGTARGTYIIRLLNTQWASKPLKIIVTD, from the coding sequence ATGCAAAAGAAAAACCACCTTCCCGTTGGTATTTTTTTAAAAGCAATTGTTGCTTGTAAAAAAAACCTCCAGGTAAAAAAAACCTCCGCTGCAATACTTTTTCCTTCATTCCGCATATATTTAAAATGGTCTGTTAATTGCCTGGCTGTTTGCCTGTTAGCACTTGTATTACCTGCAAAAAGTGTGGCGCAACAATTTTGTAACCCCTCAGTTATTTATGATGAGGTTACTTCTGCCTATCACTCATCATTTGCACGCCTTGCAAACGGATCGTTTGTAATTTGGGGCGAGCAAACGGGCCCGACAACTACAAATGCAGATCTTTTATCGCCCACAGCCGTAACACCTGCAAACGGGTTTAATTATACCGGTTCTCCCTTACTTATGGCCATGGGATCAACATGGGAAGAGCCGCAGGTAATTTTACTTACTTCAACACATCTTTATGCCTGGGGTACAGAAAACCTTGTTATCCCCACAGCTATAACAACCAATGACGCATTTCAGTCCATAACCCCGACAGGGGCCAATAGCTACGGCTTACCGGGAACCCTAACGCCGGCAGACATTGCATATATGACCGCCAGTCACCAGGTCCTGGCCATTCAAACCAATACAGGCGATGTCTACACGCTCGGCTCGCGGTACCAGGCTTATGGAGATGGTACAACTGTTACAAATAATGCGTGGCACCAGGTTAAAATAAACAGCACGACCAACCTTACCAACGTTGTACATATGCGCATCACCTATAAAGGAGGGTTTGCAATAACCAGTACAAATGCATGGTACACATGGGGAGATGAGTCATTGCTCGCAAATGGCAGCGCTAGTGTCGACAGACGCTTTGCAACAGCTATGACTGTTCCTGCAGATTTTACCAGCGCAAGCCAGGTGAAGATGATACAGGTGGGCAGTAAGAATACTACCACTGACCTGATGGCTTATTACGCGTTGCATACCAATGGTAAGATTTATGTGGTGGGTGAAAACACCACAGGCCAGATGGGTGTTGGTAATTATACGGATCAGCTAAACTGGACAAACGTGGTGCAGCCCGGTACAGGAACAGCTGCTCTGACAAGTGTAAGACTCATCAGTGCCAACGAAAGCGATGACCATTATGGTGCAGCGGGTGCAGTACTTAATAATGGAACAGTTTATACATGGGGAGATAACTCTTATGGCATGATCGGTCACAACCAGACCATCACAACGCTTAACAGGCCAACTATTCCCAACGGTTTTACAGTTGGTACAGATATAGCCACTTTTATGGAAGTTGGTGGTCACTCCACCATTATTGTAAAACAGGGTAGCTCAAGGTATTGTTACATCGGCCACCGTGTATTCGGCTCTATGGGAGACGGTACATCGATAGATGATGTGGAAGTTGATTTCAACTGTACAAATACAGGCACAATAGACATTTGTGCAGCCACAAGTTTCGACGCCGGGGATGTTCCCGCCAGCTACGAGAACGGGAACTATGCCACACATTTACTTACCACGAATCCGCTCACGCTAAGGCTTGGTGCAACTTTTCCAACAGCCAATAACAATAACATTGTAAATGTTGCTGCAGGTGCAGACAATAATGGCAGCAATGGTGATGGTACCGAAGAAGATGGCATTACAACATTGCCCGCATATACGCGAAACGGAACTTATAGTGTAACCGTAAACACCGTTAACAACACCGGCGCAAACGTCAACCTGTATGCATGGGTAGACTGGAATAATGATGGGAAATTTTCGAGCAGTGAAATATTGGTCAGGTCGGTTGGAACCGGCACAGCAAATGTCACACTAACCTGGAGCGGGTTGCCTACGTCAGGCCTGAACAGCAAACTTTATATGCGTACCAGGATTACTTCTGCGGGCCTTACAGATGATATATCGACAACCAATATTGATGAAAGAAGTACCGGAGTTGCAAGCAATGGGGAGGTGGAAGATTACCAGTTAGCTGTAACAAATCTTATTTCAGGCACGGTATGGAACGATGTAAACGGCAATTTGTTGATCGACGGCTTAGAAGCGGGAACAAACGCGGGGAACACCGTTTTTGTGAATCTTATAGATGGCGGGAATAACATCGTCAGATCTGTAGCCGTAGCCACTAACGGAACCTATTCTATCGGTGCACCTCAGTCGGTAAGCGGGTATAAACTGGTATTAACAACCACATCTTTTTCCTCATCACCACAACTGCCCGGCGGATGGGTTAATACCGGTGAGAATGTAGGTAGTGGGAATACGGCAGCACAAAGTTCAACACCTGGCAGTATTGATTTAACTACCGGCACAACTGACATAACCGGGCAAAATTTTGGTATTGAACAGCCTCCCACTGCAGGTAGTGGTAGCCAAAATGCAGGCAACAATCCCGGCCGTACGTCACAGGTTACCGTAAATGCATCCACCTTTACGAATACCACTGCCAGCAGCGATCCCTCGCCAGGAGCTGTAACCGGCTTACGTATCACCTCGTTTCCTGTAAATGCCACGAGTATTGTCATTAATGGCACCAGTTACACAAGTGCAACCTTTCCTGTTGCCGGCGTTACAGTTACGACCGACGCCAGCGGCAATCCTGCGCAGACTATTACAGTAGATCCATTATTTAACGGAAGCGGCACAGTAACCATTTCTTTTGTTGTAAGAGATGCTGCAGGTATGGAATCTTCCAATACAGGCACAGCGGCTATCAATTTTACAACTTACATATCAGGTAATATATATAATGACTTCAACGGTCTTTCTGACAATGCTGTTAATGGCACAATAATTAATCCGGGCAATCTCATTAGTGCGGTACTGGTGAATAATACTACCGGGTTAGTAGCAGCCTCTGCTGTCGCAACGGGCGGCACCTATACTTTCAGCGGTCTTACAAATGGTAATTATTCGGTTAGAATCACCACTACTGCAGCTGCGGTCGGTAGTGCCCCTCCTGCTGTAACATTACCATCCGGCTGGGTAAGAACAGGTGAAATTGTTGGTTTTATTTCCGGTAGTGACGGAACGGTAGATGGTATCCTAAACCTTGGCACTATAACAGCATTTGTAAATAACGTAAACTTTGGAATTGAACAGCCACCCGCCGCAGGCAGCGGTATGCAAAGTGCCGGTACCAACCCGGGTGGAACAACACAGGTTACCGTAAACCCATCGGCCTTTACGAACACTACTGCCAGCAGCGATCCTTCACCGGGAGCTGTAACCGGCTTACGTATCACCTCGTTCCCTGTAAATGCCACGAGTATTGTCATTAATGGCACCAGTTACACAAGCGCAACCTTTCCCGTTGCCGGCGTTACAGTTACCGCAGATGCCAGCGGCAATCCTGCGCAGACTGTTACGGTAGACCCTTCGTTTAACGGAAGTGGTGCGGTAACGATTTCTTTTGTTGCAAGAGATGCTGCAGGTATGGAATCTTCTAATACAGGCACCGCGGCTATAAGCTTTACCACTGCCGTATCGGGTAATATATTATACGATGCAAATGGTCTTAGTGACAACACCGTAAATGGCCCGTCTGTAAACCCCGGAGACGTGATCAATGCTGTATTGGTCAACAATACCACCGGCCTGGTGGTTGCTTCTACTGTGGCAACAGGAGGCAACTATACTTTCACCGGTCTTACAAATGGCAATTATTCCGTTCGCATCACAACACTGGCAGCTACGGTCGGCAGTCTTCCTCCCGCAGTTTCAGGCCCGGCAACATGGGTGAACACCGGTGAAAACACCGGCCCCGCCGCTGGCAGTGACGGAACACCGGACGGTATTCTTGATATTGGCAATATTACCGGTGTAGTAACAAGCGCCAACTTTGGTATAGACGAGCGACCTGCAGCAGGAAGTGGTAGTTACAATGCAGGTACAAACCCGGGTGGAACAATACAGGTTACTATAAATGCAGGTGCATTTACCACTATAACACCCAGCAGTGACCCCGCTCCGGGCGCTGTCACAAGTATCCGCATCACGACATTTCCTGCAAATACAACAAGTATGGTTATCAATGGAACCAGTTACACCAGCGCCACATTTCCGGCAGCAGGTATAATTGTTACCACCGATGTAAACGGTAACCCTGGCCAGGCAATTACGGTTGATCCATCCTTCAACGGAAGCGGCACCATAACTATCTCGTTTGTAGCGAGAGATGCTGCAAATGTCGAATCGGCCAATACAGGTATAGCAACGGTAAGTTTATTTAATGCAGTAGCAGGTAATGTTTACAACGATACAAATGGCCTTACCGATAACATAGTGAATGGAAGCGGAACCAATGCGGGCAACACACTGAATGCAATACTCGTAAATACGGCAACAAATCTTGTGACAGCATTGTCTTCAGTAAGCAGTAGTGGCAACTATAATTTTACAGGTCTTGCTGACGGAAGTTATGCGGTTCGTATAACTACCAATACATCAGCAGTGGGCAGCGCACCACCCGTTGTTACACTTCCCGCGGGATGGGTAAACACCGGAGAAAACCTCGGTAGCGGAACAGGCAGTGATGGAACTATTAACGGGATACTCAGTATTGGCACTATAAACAGCACGGTTTCCAATGCAAACTTTGGCATTGAACAACCACCAACAGCCGGCAGCGGTACACAAACCGGTATAAACAATATCGGGGGTACAGCCCAGTTTACTGTAAACGCAGGAACATTTACCAATGTTACAACAAGCAGCGATCCTGCACCGGGTGCTGTAACGGCTATCCGCATCACTACGTTTCCTGCAAATACAACAAGTATGGTTATTAATGGAACCAGTTACACCAGCGCCACATTTCCGGCGGCAGGCGTAATAGTTACCGCAGATGCAAACGGGAACCCGACCCAAACAATTACGGTTGATCCATCTTTTAACGGTAGCGGATCTGTGTCGATCAGGTTTGTGGCAAGGGATGGGGCAGGCTTCCAGTCTTCGAATGAAGGAACAGCCACCCTATCCTTCAACCTTACAATATCAGGCAATGTATATAACGACGTTAACGGACTTACAGACAACATGATTAATGGTACCGGCACAAATGCAGGCAATACCATAAATGCAGTGCTTATCAATACTGCTTCAAATACGGTTATTGCGGCAACTGCTGTATCCGGCAGTGGCGCTTTCAGCTTTGCCGGCCTCACAAACAATGCTTATTCGGTTCGTATCACTACCGCAGCCGCAACTATAGGTGCCGCACCACCGGCGGTAACCTTGCCTTCGGGATGGGTAAACACCGGCGAGAATTTCGGCGCCGGTACAGGCAGTGATGGCACTGCAGATGGTATATTATCATTGGGCAATATAACAGCACAGGCCTTAAACGCCAATTTTGGTATTGCCAATTGTTTAGCAAGCGGCACATCATCACCAAACGCAACAGCAGGCGTAAATAAAGGCGTTTACTGTGCGCAATCCCTTCCGTCTTCCATACAACTGAACGCTTCGGCAACAGGTGGCATAAGTCCTTACACGTATGCATGGGCAGGAAGCGGCGTAACCAATGCTAACCTTCAAAACACCACTGCAAATCCAACTACAACAGGAAGTTTCACTGTTACTGTAACCGATGCCATTGGCTGTAAAGGCAGCGCGATAACGGGCGCAGTTATTTACGACAACACGCTTCCTTCTATTGCATGGTCTTGCGGCTCTACACCCAATAACTGGTTGCGATTGATGGAAAATAACGGCTATAGCTGGAAATGGACCACTACTTCAGGTGGCAGGTTTTATACCAGCAATACCTACAGTACGGCAGATGACAATGCCACTTCCAATATGCGCATGCCGTATATCAACAAAGCCGGTCAATACACTGTGCAGATTACCAGCATTAACGGGTGTACCAGTACCGGGTCAATCAATATGAGCCCGACTCCTGTATCGTGCAGTATTGTTCTACCCGATGAATCAATTGATCTTAACGCAGCATGGTCTGGTAACAGCGTATTGCTTAAATGGAGTACAGCTATACCCAACGTTACCGGCTTTACCATTGAAAGAAGTACAGATGCGGTAAATTTTACAGCAATAAGTGAAGTAAGGGCCGGCCAGTCTGCCGCTTACAGCTATACCGATGCCAACATTCCTGCACCCTGTAACGCTATCTGGTTCAGGATTAAAACAACAGACATCTTTGGAAAAGCAGTGTTGAGCAAAGCCGCGATGCTGACATGTAAACAACTGCAGGCTGGTTCGATACTCGTGATGCCAAACCCTGTTACGGGCGGGCATTTTACCATCAACTACAAATTGCCTGTGGCCGGAACTATTAACTACGAACTATTCAACATAAACGGGCAACGTCTTTTAAATGGTGTACTTGAAAATGTGCGGGCAAATGAAACGGGTAGCAAAACCATTATACTACCTGCCGGCACAGCAAGAGGAACATACATTATCAGGCTACTGAACACACAATGGGCCAGTAAACCCCTAAAAATTATTGTTACAGATTAA
- a CDS encoding antibiotic biosynthesis monooxygenase family protein: MILEVAILNIKPGQESAFEKDFQTAGKYISSIDGYIKHSLRRCVEQANKYLLLVEWQKLEDHTIGFRQSLQYLEWKKLLHHYYDPFPVVEHYEMLSANLPG; this comes from the coding sequence ATGATACTTGAAGTGGCAATACTTAATATAAAACCAGGGCAGGAGTCTGCGTTTGAAAAAGATTTTCAAACCGCAGGAAAGTATATTTCTTCGATAGATGGTTACATTAAACATTCATTACGCAGGTGTGTGGAACAGGCAAATAAATACTTACTGCTGGTGGAATGGCAAAAACTGGAAGACCACACCATTGGGTTCAGGCAATCTCTGCAATACCTGGAATGGAAAAAATTGTTGCATCATTATTACGATCCTTTTCCGGTTGTAGAACACTATGAAATGTTGAGCGCAAACCTGCCAGGTTAA
- a CDS encoding DUF4386 domain-containing protein, whose amino-acid sequence MDTSIQHARLVKTARIAGLWYLLLAVSGVFGFMVFHPRIFVGDDPQQTLNNVIDLAPVARTRLFFELLIIVAQALTAVWFYKLFCGINRWAALVLAIWGTVNAVIIMVSATSMSAIIDIAGSSFSTPREKIIGVQILMGIIANAWSVGGLFFGLWLLPMGYMVITSRSMPLWLGRILIAGGAGYLLQTCLNCAGFQSAYTGMLVIPATAGEFWMIAYLLVYGIRAVPVGSRA is encoded by the coding sequence ATGGATACAAGTATACAACACGCCCGGTTGGTTAAAACCGCAAGAATTGCAGGGCTGTGGTACCTGCTACTGGCAGTTTCCGGTGTTTTCGGGTTCATGGTTTTTCATCCCCGTATTTTTGTTGGTGATGATCCGCAGCAAACATTGAATAATGTCATTGACCTGGCGCCGGTTGCAAGAACCCGGCTTTTTTTTGAATTACTTATTATCGTTGCGCAGGCACTTACTGCAGTATGGTTTTATAAATTGTTTTGCGGTATTAATAGATGGGCTGCTTTGGTATTGGCAATCTGGGGCACAGTAAATGCGGTAATAATCATGGTTAGTGCAACGTCAATGAGCGCCATCATCGATATTGCCGGCTCATCGTTCTCAACGCCACGTGAAAAAATAATCGGGGTACAAATATTAATGGGTATAATCGCAAACGCATGGTCTGTAGGTGGTTTGTTTTTTGGGCTTTGGCTACTGCCGATGGGTTATATGGTAATCACTTCCCGCAGCATGCCGCTATGGTTGGGCAGAATACTTATAGCAGGCGGAGCAGGTTATCTTTTACAAACGTGCCTTAACTGTGCAGGATTTCAAAGCGCTTATACTGGTATGCTTGTTATACCCGCAACAGCCGGTGAGTTTTGGATGATCGCTTATTTGTTGGTATACGGCATAAGGGCTGTGCCGGTGGGCAGCAGAGCATAG